In Cucurbita pepo subsp. pepo cultivar mu-cu-16 chromosome LG04, ASM280686v2, whole genome shotgun sequence, the following are encoded in one genomic region:
- the LOC111793456 gene encoding probable protein phosphatase 2C 53 yields MDDPDHHQLHQADSLSGLSILSTDDSRTSSSSGEIPASIRTEPMKVSEAGRRKCVGRNNRSGLHWGLTSVIGRRMEMEDAIAVKPGLMSSRCNHVGGCTAPDSRTSGEISPVHFFAVYDGHGGSQVAKFCAERMHEVIAEEWGREGINGHDWQKRWEVAFSNGFQRTDNEVVSEAVATDMIGSTAVVLLLSGCQIIVSNCGDSRAVLFQRNKAIPLTVDQKPDRKDELMRIERDGGKVINWMGARVLGVLAMSRAIGDRYLRPWIIPVPEVSFTTRSDEDECVILASDGLWDVMTNEEVGQVACHLLRRHRRSSTTDNTPPAQIVANNLTEMAYGRNSSDNISVIVIDLKARKGHPQRQ; encoded by the exons ATGGACGATCCCGACCACCACCAACTCCACCAAGCCGATTCTCTTTCTGGTTTATCCATACTCAGCACCGACGATTCCAGAACCTCCTCCAGTTCCGGCGAGATTCCTGCTTCTATTCGCACCGAGCCGATGAAGGTGTCGGAAGCAGGGAGGAGGAAGTGCGTGGGGAGGAACAATAGAAGCGGACTGCACTGGGGGCTCACTTCGGTTATTGGACGGCGGATGGAGATGGAGGACGCTATCGCGGTGAAGCCGGGATTAATGTCTTCAAGATGCAACCACGTCGGAGGTTGTACGGCTCCAGATTCCAGAACCTCGGGTGAGATCTCGCCCGTTCATTTCTTCGCCGTGTACGATGGTCACGGCGGCTCTCAG GTGGCCAAATTCTGTGCGGAGCGGATGCATGAAGTGATAGCAGAAGAGTGGGGAAGAGAAGGGATCAACGGCCATGATTGGCAGAAGAGATGGGAAGTAGCCTTCTCTAATGGCTTCCAGAGGACTGATAATGAGGTTGTTTCAGAGGCGGTTGCGACCGACATGATCGGATCCACGGCCGTTGTACTCCTTCTATCTGGCTGCCAGATTATCGTTTCCAATTGCGGCGACTCTCGGGCGGTTCTTTTCCAGCGGAATAAAGCGATTCCATTAACAGTCGATCAAAAG CCTGATAGAAAGGATGAACTGATGAGAATTGAGAGAGATGGAGGCAAAGTCATAAACTGGATGGGCGCTAGAGTGCTTGGAGTTCTTGCCATGTCAAGAGCCATAG GGGATCGATATCTTCGGCCGTGGATAATTCCAGTCCCGGAAGTTAGTTTCACCACCAGGAGTGATGAGGATGAATGTGTGATTCTGGCAAGCGACGGGCTCTGGGATGTAATGACGAATGAAGAGGTTGGGCAGGTGGCTTGCCATCTTCTCAGGCGGCACCGCAGGTCGTCGACAACCGATAACACACCTCCGGCGCAAATTGTTGCTAATAATCTCACTGAAATGGCATACGGAAGAAACAGTTCTGATAACATTTCTGTCATTGTCATCGATCTGAAAGCCAGGAAAGGACACCCACAGAGGCAGTGA
- the LOC111792110 gene encoding uncharacterized protein LOC111792110 gives MDGGGGTFTSIDAFDSFLFSLSNAFSTPLALFIQIQGCLICLIVAFGWACAAYVRNREIKRIKGRARAGNSFAFICNDISELEHSNQVNLPRVTVIMPLKGFGEHNLHNWRTQVTSLYGGPLEFLFVVESTEDPAYNAVLRLLSDYRDDVDARILVAGLATTCSQKIHNQLVGVEKMHKDSKYVLFLDDDVRLHPGTIGALTAEMEKNPDIFIQTGYPLDLPSGSLGSYCIYEYHMPCSMGFATGGKTFFLWGGCMMMHADDFRYDSYGVVSGLRDGGYSDDMTLAAIAGAHKRLITSPPVAIFPHPLASDLNLGRYWNYLRKQTFVLESYTSHVNKMMNRALFTSHCYLSWGFVAPYFMSMIHVAAALRFYVKGYSLEETGFSTVGMLMVCSLAVCTVIELFSMWNLTRVEVHLCNILSPEAPQLSLASYNWGLVFIAILVDNFLYTISAIRSHFSQSINWSGIRYYLKDGKIHKIEKSIPKVDTGPIYTDLGGKHLYGKKGMAPKVSFLGSLAKSLAQWRQPKKFDS, from the exons ATGGACGGAGGGGGAGGAACATTCACGTCAATCGACGCCTTTGATTccttcctcttctctctcaGCAATGCCTTTTCTACTCCTCTCGCTCTTTTCATTCAGATCCAG gGATGCTTAATCTGCCTGATTGTTGCATTTGGGTGGGCTTGTGCTGCTTATGTCAG GAATAGAGAGATTAAACGTATAAAGGGGAGAGCTCGAGCTGGCAATAGCTTTGCTTTTATTTGCAACGACATTAGTGAACTCGAGCACTCCAATCAGGTCAATTTACCTAGAGTGACTGTTATTATGCCTTTAAAAGGCTTTGGAGAACATAACTTACACAATTGGAGAACTCAG GTAACATCCCTTTATGGAGGTCCTTTAGAGTTTCTTTTTGTGGTGGAAAGTACGGAGGATCCTGCTTACAATGCTGTACTGCGCTTGCTATCTGATTATAGG GATGATGTTGATGCTAGAATTCTTGTGGCTGGTCTAGCAACAACTTGCAGCCAGAAAATCCACAATCAGTTG GTCGGGGTGGAGAAAATGCATAAAGATAGCAAATATGTGCTATTTTTGGATGATGATGTTAGGTTACATCCTGGAACAATTGGTGCTCTCACAgctgaaatggaaaaaaaccCTGAT ATATTTATCCAAACTGGATACCCGCTCGATTTACCTTCGGGGAGTTTAGGGAGTTACTGCATCTATGAATATCATATG CCTTGTTCAATGGGCTTTGCTACTGGTGGAAAGACATTTTTTCTTTGGGGAGGTTGCATGATG ATGCACGCTGACGACTTTCGATATGATAGTTATGGAGTGGTCTCTGGACTACGAGATGGTGGATACTCGGACGATATGACTCTAGCAGCTATAGCTG GTGCTCATAAGAGGCTTATTACATCACCTCCTGTTGCAATTTTCCCTCATCCTCTTGCTAGTGATCTAAACTTGGGAAG GTATTGGAATTACTTGAGGAAACAAACTTTTGTTTTGGAATCATACACGTCACACGTTAACAAGATGATGAACCGGGCACTGTTTACTTCTCATTGCTATCTGTCATGGGGGTTTGTGGCACCATACTTTATGTCTATGATTCACGTCGCTGCAGCACTACGTTTCTACGTTAAAGGGTACTCACTCGAGGAAACAGGTTTTAGTACTGTGG GTATGTTAATGGTGTGCAGTCTTGCTGTGTGCACTGTTATAGAACTCTTCTCAATGTGGAACTTGACAAGGGTAGAAGTTCACTTATGCAACATTCTGTCACCGGAGGCTCCCCAGCTCTCTCTTGCTTCCTACAACTGGGGATTG GTATTCATTGCAATCTTGGTGGATAACTTTTTGTACACTATTTCTGCAATACgttctcatttttctcaatcaaTCAACTGGTCAGGCATCCGATACTACTTGAAAGATGGGAAGATACACAAG ATTGAAAAAAGTATACCGAAAGTCGATACGGGTCCGATTTATACGGATTTGGGAGGGAAGCATTTGTATGGAAAGAAAGGAATGGCTCCAAAGGTTTCATTTCTGGGTTCCTTGGCTAAAAGTTTGGCACAATGGCGCCAGCCTAAGAAATTTGATAGCTAG
- the LOC111793457 gene encoding putative ABC transporter B family member 8 produces MSSRDGKEERRVGDQKQSVGAIFRYADWVDVLLMFLGTIGAIGDGMSTNCLLVFASSLMNSLGNGKVHENFMDNVEKCSLYFVYLGLAVMIVAFMEGYCWSKTSERQVLKIRHKYLEAVLRQEVGFFDSQEATTSEVVNSISKDTSLLQEVLSEKVPLFVMNSSVFFSGLAFSTYFSWRLAIVVFPTLLLLVIPGVTYGKYLVYVTNKRREEYGKANAIVEQALSSIKTIYSFTAEKRVLENYRTILDRTTRLGIKQGIAKGLAVGSSGLAFAIWALIAWYGSRLVMYKGESGGKIYAAGISFILAGLSLGVALPDLKHLTEASVAASRIFERIDRIPLIDGEDTKGLVLQNLQGQIEFDRITFAYPSRPDSFVLKDFNLKVDAGKTVALVGASGSGKSTAIALLQRFYDADDGVLKIDGVDIKTLQLKWIRGKMGLVSQEHALFGTSIKENILFGKLDASMDEIMAAAMAANAHNFITQLPEGYETKVGERGAFLSGGQKQRIAIARAIVKNPAILLLDEATSALDSESEALVQNALDQASLGRTTLVVAHKLSTIRNADLIAVVSGGCVVEIGSHNDLINRKVGHYAKLVKLQRLTSYDDVEQNIEIHTSSVGRSSAKSSPAVFAVSPLPMETPQSTSPKPPSFTRLLSLNSPEWKQALTGSFSAIAFGAVQPIYALTIGGMISAFFAPSHYEMQVRIRTYSLIFCSFTLISIILNLVQHYNFAYMGEHLTKRIRQRTLEKILTFETAWFDKEQNSSGALCSRLSNEASLVKSLVADRVSLLVQTTSAVTIAMILGLAVAWKLALVMIAVQPLTILCFYTRKVLLSTISTNFIKAQNQSTQIAVEAVYNHRIVTSFSSIGKVLEIFDKAQEAPRKEARKKSWFAGIGMGSAQCLTFMSWALDFWFGGTLVEKGQISAGDVFKTFFILVSTGKVIAEAGSMTTDLAKGSAAVASVFEILDRQSLISDPSKDGRGRKLEKLKGNIEMKRVDFWYPSRPNNMVLRQFSLEVKAGTSVGLVGKSGCGKSTVIGLILRFYDVGKGWVKVDGVDIREMDLQWYRKHVALVSQEPVIYSGTIRDNILFGKLDASENEVVEAARAANAHEFISSLKDGYETECGERGVQLSGGQKQRLAIARAIIRNPTILLLDEATSSLDVQSEQVVQQALDRIMVGRTTLVVAHRLNTIKKLNSIAFVADGKVVEQGSYAQLNHRRGAFFNLANLQIHP; encoded by the exons ATGAGTTCAAGAGATggaaaggaagagagaagGGTCGGAGATCAGAAGCAATCAGTTGGTGCCATTTTTAGATATGCTGATTGGGTTGATGTTTTGCTTATGTTTTTGGGCACAATTGGAGCAATTGGAGATGGAATGTCCACCAACTGTTTGCTGGTTTTTGCTAGCAGTCTTATGAACAGTTTGGGGAATGGTAAAGTCCATGAAAACTTCATGGATAATGTGGAGAAG TGCAGCTTATACTTTGTTTACTTGGGGCTAGCTGTGATGATTGTGGCTTTTATGG AAGGGTATTGTTGGAGTAAAACAAGCGAGAGACAAGTATTGAAAATTAGACATAAATATTTGGAAGCAGTACTGAGACAAGAAGTAGGGTTTTTTGATTCACAAGAAGCAACTACATCAGAGGTTGTCAACAGTATATCAAAAGACACCTCTCTCTTACAAGAAGTTCTAAGCGAAAAG GTCCCATTATTTGTTATGAACTCATCGGTTTTCTTTTCGGGGCTGGCTTTCTCGACCTACTTTTCTTGGAGATTAGCAATAGTAGTGTTTCCAACGCTATTATTACTGGTAATTCCAGGAGTAACATACGGCAAATATTTGGTATATGTAACAAACAAGAGGCGTGAGGAGTATGGGAAAGCAAACGCCATAGTTGAACAAGCGCTAAGCTccataaaaactatatattcaTTCACTGCTGAGAAGAGGGTTTTGGAGAATTATAGAACCATCTTGGATAGAACAACGAGGCTGGGGATAAAGCAAGGCATTGCTAAAGGGTTGGCTGTGGGCAGCTCGGGGCTGGCATTTGCTATATGGGCTTTGATTGCTTGGTATGGTAGCCGTTTGGTGATGTATAAAGGCGAAAGTGGTGGCAAAATCTATGCTGCTGGCATCTCCTTCATTTTGGCTGGCTT GTCGCTGGGAGTGGCACTTCCGGATTTGAAGCACTTGACAGAGGCCTCAGTTGCAGCATCGCGAATATTTGAGAGGATCGATCGGATTCCATTGATTGATGGAGAAGACACAAAAGGCcttgttcttcaaaatctccAAGGCCAAATTGAATTCGATCGCATCACATTTGCATATCCCTCACGCCCCGATTCATTCGTCCTCAAGGATTTCAATCTCAAAGTCGATGCTGGAAAGACCGTCGCCCTCGTCGGCGCCAGTGGGAGCGGCAAGTCCACCGCCATTGCTTTGTTGCAACGCTTTTACGATGCGGATGATGGAGTTTTGAAGATCGATGGCGTCGATATCAAGACATTGCAGCTTAAATGGATTAGAGGGAAAATGGGTCTCGTCAGTCAGGAGCATGCTCTGTTTGGAACTTCGATTAAGGAGAACATTTTGTTTGGGAAGCTCGACGCCTCCATGGACGAGATTATGGCTGCAGCCATGGCTGCCAATGCGCATAATTTCATTACCCAGCTTCCTGAAGGGTACGAGACGAAG GTTGGGGAAAGAGGGGCTTTTCTATCTGGTGGACAAAAGCAGAGAATCGCCATAGCTAGGGCAATCGTTAAGAATCCTGCCATTCTCCTGCTTGATGAAGCTACCAGTGCTCTTGATTCTGAATCAGAAGCATTGGTCCAAAATGCGCTTGATCAAGCTTCTCTGGGAAGAACCACTCTG GTAGTTGCACATAAGCTATCTACAATCAGAAATGCAGACCTTATAGCTGTTGTAAGTGGTGGTTGTGTAGTTGAAATTGGTTCCCATAATGATCTTATAAACCGAAAAGTTGGTCACTATGCAAAACTAGTGAAATTGCAGCGACTAACAAGCTATGATGATGTTGAACAAAACATAGAAATACATACCTCTTCGGTTGGAAGAAGCAGTGCTAAATCAAGCCCAGCAGTCTTTGCAGTATCACCACTGCCTATGGAGACCCCTCAATCAACTTCTCCTAAGCCACCTTCCTTTACTCGTCTCTTATCTTTGAACTCTCCAGAATGGAAGCAAGCGCTAACAGGAAGCTTCTCAGCTATAGCTTTTGGGGCAGTGCAGCCTATATATGCACTTACCATTGGAGGTATGATATCAGCTTTCTTTGCTCCAAGCCATTACGAAATGCAGGTTCGAATCAGGACGTACTCGTTGATTTTCTGTTCATTCACTCTGATTTCCATTATTTTGAACCTTGTTCAACATTATAATTTCGCGTATATGGGCGAGCATTTGACGAAAAGAATTCGGCAGAGGACACTTGAAAAGATCTTGACATTTGAAACAGCTTGGTTTGATAAGGAGCAAAATTCTAGTGGAGCTCTTTGTTCAAGATTGAGCAATGAGGCTTCCTTGGTCAAGTCTCTTGTAGCTGACAGAGTTTCTCTATTAGTTCAAACCACTTCAGCTGTGACCATAGCAATGATCCTTGGTCTAGCAGTGGCATGGAAGCTCGCCCTTGTTATGATAGCCGTCCAGCCACTCACAATTCTCTGCTTTTACACACGGAAAGTCCTCCTCTCAACCATTTCCACAAACTTCATCAAGGCACAGAATCAAAGCACACAAATAGCTGTAGAAGCAGTGTATAACCATAGAATAGTAACATCTTTCAGCAGCATTGGGAAAGTGCTTGAAATCTTCGACAAAGCACAGGAGGCACCAAGAAAGGAAGCTAGAAAGAAATCATGGTTTGCAGGGATTGGCATGGGGTCTGCTCAATGCCTAACATTCATGTCATGGGCATTGGATTTCTGGTTTGGTGGAACACTCGTGGAGAAAGGTCAAATATCTGCAGGGGATGTGTTCAAAACTTTCTTTATCTTGGTAAGCACCGGCAAGGTCATTGCCGAGGCTGGCAGCATGACAACAGATTTAGCCAAGGGCTCGGCTGCTGTTGCCTCAGTGTTCGAGATTCTCGACCGACAATCACTCATTTCTGACCCATCAAAG GATGGGAGAGGGAGGAAGTTGGAGAAGCTAAAAGGGAATATAGAGATGAAGAGAGTGGATTTTTGGTATCCAAGCAGGCCAAATAACATGGTGCTGCGCCAATTCAGCTTGGAAGTGAAGGCAGGGACGAGCGTTGGGCTAGTTGGGAAAAGTGGGTGTGGAAAATCAACTGTAATTGGTCTGATACTGAGGTTCTATGATGTGGGGAAGGGATGGGTGAAAGTGGACGGTGTGGATATCAGAGAAATGGATCTTCAATGGTACAGGAAGCATGTGGCACTTGTGAGCCAAGAGCCAGTGATTTACTCCGGCACCATACGCGACAACATCCTCTTTGGGAAGCTCGACGCTTCTGAGAATGAGGTTGTGGAGGCCGCCAGAGCCGCCAATGCCCATGAGTTTATCTC GTCATTGAAAGATGGTTACGAGACAGAATGTGGGGAAAGAGGAGTGCAACTCTCAGGAGGACAGAAGCAGAGACTAGCGATAGCCAGAGCCATAATTCGAAACCCAACAATTCTGTTGCTAGATGAAGCAACCAGCTCTCTGGATGTTCAATCTGAGCAAGTTGTGCAACAAGCACTGGATAGAATTATGGTAGGAAGGACGACCCTTGTCGTGGCCCACCGCCTGAACACCATCAAGAAGCTgaattccattgccttcgtGGCTGATGGAAAGGTGGTTGAGCAAGGATCCTATGCTCAACTCAATCATCGAAGGGGTGCTTTCTTTAATCTTGCTAACCTCCAAATTCACCCCTAA
- the LOC111792222 gene encoding mitochondrial import inner membrane translocase subunit TIM17-2-like, with protein sequence MGTPETSREPCPDRILDDIGGAFGMGAVGGSAFHFLKGVYSSPKGSRLLGGSQAVQMNAPRIGGSFAVWGGLFSTFDCSMVYLRQKEDPWNSIIAGAATGGFLQMRQGVGASARSAVFGGVLLALIEGAGIMLNKVLSQPQNAPIMIDDAGAMGGVPGYPMEQIPGLTPPQTLPQEAAGGGSGSWFGGWFNGGQKKDSEATRGESETKILESFDSPPVPNFEYK encoded by the coding sequence ATGGGAACGCCGGAGACTTCTCGGGAGCCTTGTCCAGATCGGATCCTCGATGACATCGGTGGCGCCTTTGGTATGGGCGCCGTTGGTGGCTCGGCCTTCCACTTTCTCAAAGGCGTCTACAGTTCTCCTAAAGGATCTCGCCTCCTCGGCGGTTCTCAAGCCGTCCAAATGAACGCACCTCGTATTGGTGGTAGCTTTGCCGTATGGGGCGGCTTGTTCTCCACATTTGATTGCTCCATGGTTTACCTCCGCCAGAAGGAAGATCCGTGGAACTCGATCATAGCCGGTGCCGCTACTGGCGGTTTCCTCCAGATGCGTCAGGGTGTCGGCGCCTCCGCTCGATCAGCTGTGTTCGGCGGTGTTCTGTTGGCTCTGATCGAGGGGGCCGGGATCATGCTGAATAAGGTTCTTAGTCAACCGCAGAACGCTCCTATTATGATCGACGATGCCGGTGCTATGGGCGGTGTTCCTGGTTATCCTATGGAACAGATTCCGGGTCTAACGCCGCCGCAGACTCTTCCTCAGGAGGCTGCGGGTGGGGGCTCGGGATCGTGGTTCGGAGGATGGTTCAATGGCGGACAGAAAAAGGATTCAGAAGCAACTCGTGGAGAGAGCGAAACGAAGATTTTGGAGAGCTTTGATTCGCCGCCGGTGCCGAATTTCGAATACAAGTaa